The Roseicyclus marinus genome has a segment encoding these proteins:
- a CDS encoding CCA tRNA nucleotidyltransferase, with protein MKLTADWLTTPGTMAVMDMLAAGGHGAWFVGGSVRNALIGAPVLDIDITTDARPDRVMDLAAQRGIKAVPTGIDHGTVTLVADHRPYEVTTLRRDVETHGRHATIAYTDRLEDDAARRDFTMNALYARADGTILDPNGTGLADLTARRLRFIGDPAERIAEDYLRILRFFRFHAWYADPAGGFDAEGLAACAALADRLERLSRERVGAEMLKLLAAPDPAPAVATMAQLGVLARLLPGSEARLLPLLVAFEGDLPPDPIRRLAALGGTDVAATLRLSRADRDRLATLRAGLASADPPGALGFAHGAATARDILLLRAALFETVPDLAALAEVETGAAAVFPVRPADLMPGLQGPDLGAALKTLQARWIASDFTLTRAELLASLR; from the coding sequence ATGAAGCTCACCGCCGATTGGCTCACCACCCCCGGCACGATGGCCGTGATGGACATGCTCGCGGCGGGCGGCCATGGCGCATGGTTCGTCGGCGGCTCCGTCCGCAACGCGCTGATCGGCGCGCCGGTTCTCGACATCGACATCACCACCGATGCCCGCCCCGACCGCGTGATGGACCTCGCCGCGCAACGGGGCATCAAGGCGGTTCCGACCGGCATCGACCATGGCACGGTCACGCTGGTCGCAGATCACCGCCCCTACGAGGTGACGACGCTCCGCCGCGACGTGGAAACCCACGGCCGCCACGCCACCATCGCCTATACCGACCGGCTGGAGGATGACGCCGCCCGCCGCGATTTCACCATGAACGCACTTTATGCGCGCGCCGATGGCACGATCCTCGACCCCAATGGCACGGGCCTTGCCGATCTGACCGCCCGCCGCCTGCGCTTCATCGGCGACCCCGCCGAACGCATCGCCGAAGATTACCTCCGCATCCTGCGCTTCTTCCGCTTCCACGCCTGGTATGCCGATCCTGCGGGCGGCTTCGACGCCGAGGGTCTGGCCGCCTGCGCCGCGCTTGCCGATCGCCTCGAACGCCTCTCCCGCGAACGGGTGGGGGCCGAGATGCTCAAACTCCTCGCCGCCCCCGATCCCGCCCCTGCGGTCGCCACCATGGCGCAATTGGGCGTGCTCGCCCGGCTCCTGCCCGGATCGGAGGCGCGCCTCCTCCCCCTCCTCGTCGCTTTCGAGGGGGACTTGCCCCCCGATCCGATCCGCCGCCTCGCCGCGCTGGGCGGGACGGATGTCGCGGCGACCCTCCGCCTGTCGCGCGCCGACCGCGACCGGCTCGCCACGCTCCGCGCCGGTCTGGCATCCGCCGATCCGCCCGGCGCGCTGGGCTTTGCCCATGGTGCCGCGACCGCGCGCGACATCCTCCTGCTCCGCGCCGCCCTCTTCGAAACCGTTCCCGATCTCGCCGCGCTGGCCGAGGTCGAAACCGGCGCCGCCGCCGTCTTTCCGGTCCGCCCCGCCGACCTGATGCCGGGCCTTCAGGGACCCGATCTCGGCGCCGCGCTCAAGACGCTTCAGGCGCGCTGGATCGCCTCCGATTTCACCCTGACCCGCGCCGAACTCCTCGCCAGCCTGCGTTAA
- a CDS encoding ABC transporter ATP-binding protein, whose protein sequence is MFRFFENLVDPYTAYSETDAPPRRLWPFLWEYSQPFKGVFALTALMSVIVAVVEVGLIWYMGRVVDLMSTGDPSSVLASHGWELIVAAIFILTLRPLIQGLDVALLNNSILPQFGALIRWRAHRQVLRQSVGWFENDFAGRIANRIMQTPGSAGDAIFQIFDAITFSLAYLVGAAILLADADPRLAIPLLAWFALYGLLLRWTIIRIGPASKASADARSMTTGRVVDSYTNIHSVKLFAHHDREIAYAKEAIEETRQTFAREMRLFTIMDVALTALNGLLIVSVVGWAFWLWSAGAASVGAVAAATALTLRLNAMTGWIMWAVSTLFRSLGVVAEGMETIADPITLTDAADAKPLQMAQGEITFDAVSHHYGRGAGGLDRVTLTIRPGEKLGLVGRSGAGKSTIVKLLLRFYDVEEGRILIDGQDIRRVTQDSLRREIGMVQQDSSLLHRSVRDNILYGRPDATEEQMIAAAKRAEAHEFILTLEDPQGRRGYDAHVGERGVKLSGGQRQRVTLARVILKDAPILVLDEATSALDSEVEAAIQDTLYGVMQGKTVIAIAHRLSTIAQMDRIVVLDAGHVAEEGTHAELLAKGGLYAGFWARQSGGFIGTETEAAE, encoded by the coding sequence ATGTTCCGCTTCTTCGAAAATCTGGTCGATCCCTACACGGCCTATTCCGAAACCGATGCGCCGCCGCGTCGGCTGTGGCCCTTCCTTTGGGAATATTCCCAACCTTTCAAGGGCGTATTCGCCCTGACGGCCCTGATGTCGGTCATCGTCGCGGTCGTCGAGGTGGGGTTGATCTGGTATATGGGCCGCGTTGTCGACCTGATGTCCACGGGCGATCCGAGCAGCGTTCTGGCCAGCCATGGCTGGGAATTGATCGTCGCCGCGATCTTCATCCTGACGCTGCGCCCGCTGATCCAGGGCCTCGATGTCGCGCTTTTGAACAATTCGATCCTGCCGCAATTCGGCGCGCTGATCCGCTGGCGCGCGCATCGGCAGGTGCTGCGCCAATCGGTCGGCTGGTTCGAGAATGATTTCGCGGGCCGCATCGCCAACCGGATCATGCAGACCCCCGGCAGCGCGGGCGACGCGATCTTTCAAATCTTTGATGCAATTACCTTTTCCCTCGCCTATCTCGTCGGCGCCGCGATCCTATTGGCCGATGCCGACCCGCGTCTCGCGATCCCGCTTCTGGCATGGTTTGCGCTCTACGGCCTGCTTTTGCGCTGGACGATCATCCGCATCGGCCCCGCCTCCAAGGCCAGCGCCGATGCACGCTCCATGACGACGGGGCGGGTCGTCGACAGCTATACCAACATCCATTCGGTCAAGCTTTTCGCCCATCACGACCGCGAAATCGCCTATGCCAAGGAAGCGATCGAAGAGACGCGGCAGACCTTCGCCCGCGAAATGCGGCTTTTTACCATCATGGACGTGGCCTTGACCGCGTTGAACGGCCTGCTGATCGTCTCGGTTGTCGGTTGGGCCTTCTGGCTTTGGTCCGCCGGTGCCGCCTCGGTCGGGGCGGTTGCCGCCGCGACGGCCCTGACCTTGCGCCTCAACGCGATGACGGGCTGGATCATGTGGGCCGTTTCCACGCTGTTCCGTTCGCTCGGCGTTGTCGCCGAAGGGATGGAGACGATCGCAGACCCGATCACGCTCACCGATGCCGCCGATGCCAAGCCGCTGCAGATGGCACAGGGCGAAATCACCTTCGACGCCGTCAGCCACCATTACGGGCGCGGGGCGGGTGGATTGGACCGGGTGACCCTGACGATCCGACCGGGCGAGAAACTGGGCCTTGTCGGGCGCTCAGGCGCTGGAAAATCCACCATCGTCAAGCTCTTGCTGCGGTTCTACGATGTCGAGGAGGGGCGCATCCTGATCGATGGGCAGGATATCCGACGCGTGACGCAGGACAGTTTGCGCCGCGAGATCGGCATGGTGCAGCAAGACAGCTCGCTTCTGCATCGCTCGGTCCGCGACAACATTCTTTATGGCCGCCCCGACGCCACCGAGGAGCAGATGATCGCCGCCGCCAAGCGGGCGGAAGCGCATGAGTTCATCCTGACCCTCGAAGATCCGCAGGGCCGGCGCGGCTATGACGCCCATGTCGGCGAACGCGGCGTGAAATTGTCCGGCGGTCAGCGCCAGCGCGTGACGCTTGCGCGCGTGATCCTCAAGGATGCGCCGATCCTCGTGCTGGACGAGGCGACATCGGCACTGGATTCGGAGGTCGAGGCCGCGATCCAGGACACGCTTTACGGCGTGATGCAGGGCAAGACGGTCATCGCCATCGCGCATCGGCTTTCGACCATCGCGCAGATGGACCGGATCGTGGTGCTGGATGCGGGCCATGTCGCCGAGGAAGGCACGCATGCCGAATTGCTGGCCAAGGGCGGGCTTTATGCCGGATTCTGGGCGCGGCAATCGGGCGGCTTCATCGGAACCGAGACGGAGGCGGCGGAATGA
- the dxs gene encoding 1-deoxy-D-xylulose-5-phosphate synthase yields MTDRPSTPLLDRVTAPADLKRFSDGDLRRLADELRSETIWTVSQTGGHFGAGLGVVEMTVALHAVFDTPRDKLIWDVSHQCYPHKILTGRRGRMGTIRQKDGLSGFTKRSESPYDPFGAAHSSTSISAALGFAVARDLGGDCDTGHGDAIAVIGDGALSGGMAYEAMNNAGHLGKRLIVILNDNEMSIAPPTGAMSSYLSRLYAGAPFQELKAAAKGAVSLLPEPFQEGARRAKELLKAATVGGTLFEELGFSYIGPIDGHDMDQLLAILRTVKARADGPVLIHAITKKGKGYAEHRPDRGHATAKFDIRTGEQKKAPANAPSYTKVFAQTLIREAEDDPQIVAVTAAMPDGTGLDLFGERFPARTFDVGIAEQHAVTFCAGMAAGGLKPFCAIYSTFLQRGYDQIVHDVAIQRLPVRFAIDRAGLVGADGATHAGSYDVAFLANLPDFVVMAAADEAELRHMVVTALSIGDRPSAFRFPRGEGVGVDLPERGEVLEIGRGRLIAEGNRVAILNFGARLKEVREAAEALAQKGITPTIADARFAKPLDRDLILQLARHHEALITLEEGAVGGFGSHVAHLLAEEGVFDTGLKYRSMVLPDIFIDQASPEDMYAVARMNASDIEAKVLDVLGVARMERRA; encoded by the coding sequence ATGACCGACCGCCCCAGCACACCGCTGCTTGACCGCGTGACAGCGCCTGCCGATCTCAAGCGGTTCAGCGATGGCGACCTGCGCCGCCTGGCCGATGAATTGCGGTCGGAAACCATCTGGACGGTCAGCCAGACCGGGGGCCATTTCGGCGCGGGCCTTGGCGTGGTCGAGATGACGGTCGCTCTCCACGCCGTCTTCGACACGCCCCGCGACAAGCTGATCTGGGACGTGAGCCACCAATGCTACCCGCACAAGATCCTGACGGGCCGACGCGGGCGGATGGGCACGATCCGGCAAAAGGACGGGCTGTCGGGTTTCACCAAGCGATCCGAATCGCCCTATGACCCCTTTGGCGCGGCGCATTCTTCGACCAGCATCTCGGCGGCGCTTGGCTTTGCCGTGGCGCGGGATCTGGGGGGCGATTGCGACACCGGTCATGGCGATGCGATTGCCGTGATCGGCGATGGCGCGCTGTCGGGCGGCATGGCCTACGAGGCGATGAACAACGCGGGCCATCTGGGCAAGCGGCTGATCGTGATCCTGAACGACAACGAGATGTCGATCGCGCCACCGACGGGCGCCATGTCCTCCTACCTGTCGCGGCTTTACGCGGGCGCACCCTTTCAGGAGCTGAAGGCTGCGGCCAAGGGCGCCGTGTCGCTTTTGCCCGAACCCTTCCAGGAAGGCGCGCGGCGCGCCAAGGAATTGCTCAAGGCCGCGACCGTGGGTGGCACGCTCTTCGAAGAGCTTGGCTTTTCCTATATCGGGCCCATCGACGGGCATGACATGGACCAGCTTCTGGCGATCCTGCGCACGGTCAAGGCGCGCGCCGATGGGCCGGTCCTGATCCATGCGATCACGAAAAAGGGCAAGGGCTACGCCGAACACCGCCCCGACCGGGGACATGCCACCGCGAAATTCGACATCCGCACGGGCGAGCAGAAAAAAGCCCCCGCCAATGCGCCAAGCTATACCAAGGTCTTTGCCCAGACCCTGATCCGCGAGGCGGAGGATGACCCCCAGATCGTCGCCGTCACCGCCGCCATGCCCGATGGCACGGGGCTAGACCTGTTCGGGGAACGCTTTCCGGCGCGCACCTTTGACGTGGGCATTGCCGAACAGCACGCCGTCACCTTTTGCGCTGGCATGGCGGCCGGGGGCCTGAAACCGTTCTGCGCCATCTATTCGACCTTTCTTCAGCGCGGCTATGACCAGATCGTGCATGACGTGGCGATCCAGCGCCTGCCCGTGCGCTTTGCCATCGACCGCGCGGGGCTGGTGGGGGCCGACGGCGCGACCCATGCGGGCAGCTATGACGTGGCATTCCTCGCCAACCTGCCCGATTTCGTCGTCATGGCCGCCGCCGACGAGGCCGAATTGCGCCACATGGTCGTGACCGCGCTTTCGATCGGCGACCGCCCCTCCGCCTTCCGCTTTCCGCGCGGCGAGGGTGTGGGCGTCGATCTGCCCGAGCGGGGCGAGGTGCTGGAGATCGGCAGGGGTCGCCTCATCGCAGAGGGCAACAGGGTCGCCATCCTGAATTTCGGCGCGCGGCTGAAAGAAGTGCGCGAGGCCGCGGAGGCATTGGCGCAAAAGGGCATCACGCCCACCATCGCCGATGCCCGTTTCGCCAAGCCGCTCGACCGCGACCTGATCTTGCAGCTTGCCCGCCACCACGAGGCGCTGATCACGCTGGAGGAAGGGGCCGTGGGCGGCTTCGGCTCCCATGTGGCGCATCTGCTGGCCGAGGAAGGCGTATTCGACACCGGGCTGAAATACCGCTCCATGGTCCTGCCCGACATCTTCATCGATCAGGCCAGCCCCGAGGACATGTACGCCGTGGCGCGGATGAACGCGTCGGATATCGAGGCAAAGGTTCTCGATGTGCTGGGCGTGGCGCGGATGGAGCGGCGGGCGTAG
- a CDS encoding exodeoxyribonuclease VII small subunit, protein MSQGKPIGEMSFEEAIRELEQVVTALDRGDVALEESIKLYERGAALKARCEAKLKEAEEKVAQITLDAGGQPTGTTPVEGL, encoded by the coding sequence ATGAGCCAGGGCAAGCCGATCGGCGAAATGAGTTTCGAAGAGGCGATCCGCGAACTGGAACAGGTCGTGACCGCGCTGGACCGGGGCGATGTCGCGCTGGAAGAGTCGATCAAGCTCTACGAACGCGGCGCGGCGCTCAAGGCGCGCTGCGAGGCAAAGCTCAAGGAAGCCGAGGAAAAGGTCGCGCAGATCACGCTCGACGCGGGCGGCCAGCCCACAGGCACGACACCGGTCGAGGGTCTCTGA
- a CDS encoding ion transporter, with amino-acid sequence MSDVRIEDAGFRGQLEAWLERPTIRNAIIGVILFNAVILGLETSSSVMAVAGPVILLLDRACLAIFVVELVLKLVALGPRFFRSGWNIFDFVIVGIALVPSAQGLSVLRALRILRVLRIVSAVPSLRRVVEGLLTALPGMGSVFLLMSIIFYIGAVMATKLFSASFPEWFGSIGASLYTLFQVMTLESWSMGIVRPVLEVYPYAWAFFVPFIMVTTFAVVNLIVGLVVNSMQDAHAEESNAATDAYRDEVLERLRKIEERLK; translated from the coding sequence ATGAGCGACGTGCGTATCGAGGATGCGGGGTTTCGCGGACAGCTTGAGGCATGGTTGGAACGGCCAACCATCCGCAATGCGATCATCGGGGTGATCCTGTTCAACGCGGTGATCCTGGGGCTAGAGACATCGTCAAGCGTGATGGCCGTGGCGGGGCCGGTGATCTTGCTGCTCGACCGCGCCTGTCTGGCGATTTTCGTCGTGGAACTGGTGCTGAAGCTGGTGGCGCTTGGGCCAAGGTTCTTCCGCTCGGGGTGGAACATCTTCGATTTCGTGATCGTTGGCATCGCGCTGGTGCCCTCGGCCCAGGGGCTGTCTGTGCTGCGCGCGCTGCGCATCTTGCGGGTGCTCAGGATCGTTTCGGCGGTGCCGTCGCTGCGCCGCGTGGTCGAGGGGCTTTTGACCGCGTTGCCGGGGATGGGATCGGTGTTCTTGTTGATGTCGATCATCTTCTACATCGGTGCCGTGATGGCGACGAAGCTCTTCTCGGCCAGTTTCCCGGAATGGTTCGGCTCCATCGGGGCGTCGCTTTACACGCTGTTCCAGGTGATGACGCTGGAAAGCTGGTCGATGGGCATCGTGCGCCCCGTGCTCGAGGTCTATCCCTATGCCTGGGCGTTCTTCGTGCCCTTCATCATGGTCACGACATTCGCCGTGGTGAACCTGATCGTGGGTCTTGTGGTCAATTCCATGCAGGACGCCCATGCCGAGGAAAGCAACGCCGCGACGGATGCCTATCGCGACGAGGTGCTGGAACGGCTGCGCAAGATCGAGGAACGGCTGAAGTAG
- a CDS encoding polyprenyl synthetase family protein, translating into MFAQALDAAQRAITGFLAEELARLGPDRVAEGMRYATNGGKRLRGFLVLESAGLFDVPPAQALFAAGAVECLHAYSLVHDDLPCMDDDDLRRGQPTVHVKWDEATAVLVGDALQTFAFELLADARAGDAEQRVALIGSLARASGAQGMVLGQAQDIAAETAALPLTLEQITELQGNKTGRLIEWPAEAGAILGRADPAPLRRYARAIGLAFQIADDILDVTGDAATAGKALQKDAAAGKATFVSLLGLDGAKARAADLVAEAEAALAPYGEKAHNLAALARYIIDRDR; encoded by the coding sequence GTGTTCGCGCAGGCGCTCGATGCGGCCCAGCGGGCCATCACCGGTTTTCTCGCCGAGGAACTGGCGCGGCTTGGCCCGGACCGGGTGGCCGAGGGGATGCGCTACGCCACCAATGGCGGCAAGCGGCTGCGCGGGTTTCTCGTGCTGGAAAGCGCGGGCTTGTTCGATGTGCCGCCAGCGCAGGCGCTGTTCGCGGCCGGGGCGGTCGAATGCCTGCATGCCTATAGCCTTGTCCATGACGACCTGCCCTGCATGGATGACGACGATCTGCGGCGTGGCCAGCCCACGGTTCATGTCAAATGGGACGAGGCGACCGCCGTCCTGGTGGGCGATGCGCTTCAGACATTCGCCTTTGAACTGCTGGCCGATGCGCGCGCAGGCGATGCGGAGCAGCGTGTTGCCCTGATCGGCAGCCTTGCCCGCGCCTCGGGGGCGCAGGGGATGGTTCTGGGGCAGGCACAGGATATCGCCGCCGAAACCGCCGCCCTGCCGCTGACGCTGGAACAGATCACCGAATTGCAGGGCAACAAGACGGGCCGCCTGATCGAATGGCCGGCCGAGGCGGGCGCGATCCTTGGCCGGGCGGACCCTGCCCCGCTGCGCCGCTATGCGCGGGCCATCGGCCTGGCCTTCCAGATCGCCGATGACATCCTCGACGTGACGGGCGATGCGGCGACGGCTGGAAAGGCCCTGCAAAAGGATGCGGCGGCGGGCAAGGCGACCTTTGTCTCCCTGCTGGGTCTTGACGGGGCCAAGGCACGCGCCGCCGACCTGGTCGCCGAGGCCGAGGCCGCGCTCGCCCCCTATGGCGAAAAGGCGCATAACCTTGCCGCGCTGGCGCGCTACATCATCGACCGTGACAGATAA
- a CDS encoding LysE family translocator yields the protein MDPLYPFVFLGLFSPGPNVILLTASGARFGFRATLPHVFGVALGVGITAGLTGLGIAALLLAQPALALALKIAAAFWIGWMALSLWRSSASGGSSAGARPFTMVEAILFQWVNPKVWAVALAAASGYAAGLPPIEEAQRLALAFSGLNLFVCLFWSWAGSLLALLLTTPLAWRIFSRVMATGLAASAVMVFL from the coding sequence GTGGACCCGCTCTATCCCTTCGTTTTCCTTGGTCTTTTCAGCCCCGGCCCGAATGTGATCCTGCTCACGGCCTCCGGCGCGCGCTTCGGTTTCCGCGCCACGCTGCCCCATGTCTTCGGCGTCGCGCTGGGTGTGGGCATCACCGCGGGCCTCACCGGGCTCGGCATCGCCGCCCTTCTTCTCGCCCAACCCGCACTCGCGCTCGCGCTGAAAATCGCCGCCGCATTCTGGATCGGATGGATGGCCCTGAGCCTCTGGCGGTCTTCTGCCTCGGGCGGTTCGAGCGCCGGCGCGCGCCCCTTCACCATGGTTGAAGCCATTCTTTTTCAATGGGTTAACCCAAAGGTCTGGGCCGTCGCACTGGCCGCCGCCTCGGGCTATGCCGCCGGTCTCCCCCCAATCGAAGAAGCCCAGCGCCTCGCCCTCGCCTTCTCGGGTCTCAACCTCTTTGTCTGCCTGTTCTGGTCCTGGGCGGGCTCGCTCCTGGCGCTTCTTCTGACCACGCCCCTGGCCTGGCGCATCTTTTCCCGCGTGATGGCAACGGGTCTCGCGGCCTCGGCCGTCATGGTCTTTTTGTGA
- a CDS encoding class I SAM-dependent RNA methyltransferase has translation MTDTQVTIHRLGHQGDGIAPGPVFVPLTLPGEVVAGAVDGDRMEAPRIVTPSPDRVRAPCAHFRSCGGCSLMHASDGFVAGWKAQVIETALAAHDLTTEIRATATSPARSRRRATLAGRRTKKGALVGFHGRRSDVIVPLTECHVIAPDLFALIPVLEEIVKLGGSRSATLSFALTLTETGVDCAVSGGKPLDGPLRAALPRFRDRITRLTWGGEPVYADAVPRLSFGPVAVAPPPGAFLQATAEGEAALRAAVAEALTGAARIADLFAGCGTFALPLATHAPVHAVEGDESLTAALSQAARHAQGLRPVTTETRDLFRRPLLPEELAKFDGVVIDPPRAGAEAQTRALAEARVPRIAMVSCNPVTFARDAALLTQAGYRLNWVQPVDQFRWSPHVELAASLSLPHLSAN, from the coding sequence ATGACCGATACCCAAGTCACCATCCACCGATTGGGCCACCAGGGCGACGGCATCGCGCCCGGTCCCGTCTTTGTCCCCCTGACGCTTCCCGGCGAAGTGGTGGCGGGCGCGGTCGACGGCGACCGGATGGAGGCGCCGCGCATCGTCACGCCCTCGCCCGACCGGGTGCGCGCGCCCTGCGCCCATTTCCGCAGCTGCGGGGGCTGTTCGCTGATGCATGCCTCGGACGGTTTCGTGGCCGGGTGGAAGGCGCAGGTGATAGAAACGGCGCTGGCCGCCCATGACCTGACGACCGAGATACGGGCCACCGCTACCTCTCCCGCGCGGTCGCGGCGGCGGGCCACGCTGGCCGGCCGGCGCACGAAAAAGGGGGCGCTTGTGGGCTTTCACGGGCGGCGGTCGGACGTGATCGTGCCCCTGACCGAATGCCACGTGATCGCGCCTGACCTGTTCGCGCTGATCCCGGTGCTGGAAGAGATCGTCAAACTGGGCGGGTCACGTTCGGCCACGCTCTCCTTCGCGCTCACCCTGACCGAGACCGGCGTCGATTGCGCTGTGTCGGGGGGCAAGCCGCTGGATGGCCCGCTGCGCGCGGCGCTGCCCCGGTTCCGTGATCGGATCACGCGGCTGACATGGGGGGGTGAGCCCGTCTATGCCGATGCGGTGCCGCGCCTGTCCTTTGGGCCTGTTGCCGTCGCTCCGCCGCCGGGTGCCTTTCTTCAGGCCACGGCCGAGGGTGAGGCCGCCCTGCGCGCCGCCGTGGCCGAGGCCTTGACCGGTGCGGCGCGCATCGCGGACCTCTTTGCGGGCTGCGGGACCTTTGCCCTGCCGCTGGCAACCCATGCCCCCGTCCATGCGGTCGAGGGCGATGAGAGCCTGACCGCCGCGCTGTCGCAAGCGGCCCGTCATGCGCAGGGCCTGCGCCCGGTCACCACGGAAACCCGCGACCTGTTCCGTCGCCCGCTCCTGCCCGAGGAATTGGCCAAGTTCGATGGCGTGGTCATCGACCCGCCCCGCGCCGGGGCCGAGGCGCAGACCCGCGCGTTGGCCGAGGCGCGCGTGCCCCGCATCGCCATGGTGTCGTGCAACCCCGTGACCTTTGCCCGCGACGCGGCCTTGCTCACGCAGGCGGGTTATCGCCTGAATTGGGTGCAACCCGTCGATCAATTTCGCTGGTCCCCTCATGTGGAGCTTGCGGCCAGCCTGTCGCTGCCCCATCTCAGCGCAAACTGA
- a CDS encoding ABC transporter ATP-binding protein, with protein MTRVFRPILLWLADLIDGFAPAEGAPPRTLWPFLRWCLAGAWPVIWVATLFSALAGGMEVASAWLLGVVIDSALSHGPEGYFAENALLIGVYVGFYLLLRPLFFGASAAFNGIVLPPNLAPLIQSRLHRWSLGHAVSFFDNDFAGRIAQKQMQTAAALVNVVTEVINAGAFAIATLIGAVVMLAAIDWRIGLVLLVWTVGYLYMIRWFMPRIRKLSKTRAAARANVTGQIVDTITNIKTVKLFGHVDYEDETAIEAMKGYRSAALDFGFLSTGFRLALMATAGALPVALVLGAVVLWQAGSVTAGEIAATGAVSMRIAQMTGWVSFTLMAIYANVGEVEDGMRTLTPPHDLTDAEGAVELTAAKGRIAFEKVSFAYGRETGGGVDGIDLVVEPGQKIGIVGASGAGKSTLVALLLRLYDAEGGRVTLDGVDVRTIKQDSLRRQIAMVTQDTAMFNRSAYDNILYGRPGATEAEVHAAAKRAEAHGFIEGLIDHRGRTGYGAFLGERGVKLSGGQRQRIALARAFLKDAPVLVLDEATSALDSEVEAAIQDTLGQVMDGKTVIAIAHRLSTLSAMDRIVVLDRGRIAEDGTHDSLLAQGGLYARYWNRQSGGFIGLNDAAE; from the coding sequence ATGACCCGCGTGTTCCGTCCGATCCTGTTGTGGCTTGCCGATCTGATCGACGGTTTCGCCCCCGCCGAAGGCGCGCCGCCCCGCACGCTCTGGCCATTCCTGCGGTGGTGTCTTGCCGGGGCCTGGCCCGTGATCTGGGTCGCGACACTGTTTTCCGCGCTGGCAGGCGGGATGGAGGTGGCCTCCGCCTGGCTCTTGGGCGTGGTGATCGACAGCGCGCTGTCCCATGGTCCCGAGGGATATTTCGCCGAAAACGCGCTGCTGATCGGGGTCTATGTCGGGTTCTACCTGTTGTTGCGCCCCTTGTTTTTCGGGGCCTCGGCGGCGTTCAACGGGATCGTTTTGCCCCCCAACCTCGCCCCCCTGATCCAAAGCCGGCTGCACCGCTGGTCGCTTGGCCATGCCGTGAGCTTTTTCGACAATGATTTTGCAGGCCGCATCGCCCAAAAGCAGATGCAGACCGCAGCCGCGCTGGTGAACGTGGTGACCGAGGTCATCAACGCGGGTGCCTTTGCCATCGCCACGCTGATCGGTGCGGTGGTGATGCTGGCCGCCATAGATTGGCGCATCGGGTTGGTGCTGCTCGTCTGGACGGTCGGCTATCTCTACATGATCCGCTGGTTCATGCCGCGCATCCGCAAGCTGTCGAAAACACGGGCGGCGGCGCGCGCCAATGTGACGGGCCAGATCGTGGACACGATCACCAACATCAAGACGGTCAAGCTGTTCGGTCATGTCGATTACGAGGATGAAACCGCGATCGAGGCGATGAAGGGCTATCGCAGCGCCGCGCTTGATTTCGGGTTCCTGTCCACCGGGTTCCGTCTTGCGCTGATGGCGACGGCGGGGGCGCTGCCGGTGGCCTTGGTCCTGGGGGCTGTCGTCCTGTGGCAGGCGGGCAGCGTCACGGCGGGCGAGATCGCGGCGACCGGTGCCGTTTCGATGCGCATCGCCCAGATGACCGGCTGGGTCAGTTTCACGCTGATGGCCATCTACGCCAATGTCGGCGAGGTCGAGGACGGGATGCGCACCCTCACCCCGCCCCATGACCTGACCGATGCCGAGGGCGCGGTCGAGCTGACGGCGGCCAAGGGGCGTATCGCCTTTGAAAAGGTCAGTTTCGCCTATGGGCGCGAAACCGGCGGCGGGGTCGATGGTATCGATCTGGTGGTCGAACCGGGGCAGAAGATCGGCATCGTGGGCGCCTCGGGTGCCGGGAAATCGACCTTGGTGGCGTTGCTTTTGCGGCTCTACGATGCCGAAGGGGGGCGCGTGACGCTGGATGGCGTCGATGTGCGGACGATCAAGCAAGACAGCCTGCGCCGTCAGATCGCGATGGTCACGCAAGACACGGCGATGTTCAATCGCTCTGCCTATGACAACATCCTGTATGGTCGCCCCGGCGCGACCGAGGCCGAGGTTCACGCCGCCGCGAAACGGGCCGAGGCGCATGGCTTTATCGAGGGGCTGATCGACCATCGCGGGCGCACGGGCTACGGTGCCTTTCTGGGCGAGCGCGGCGTGAAACTGTCCGGCGGTCAGCGGCAACGGATCGCGCTGGCACGTGCCTTTCTCAAGGATGCGCCGGTTCTGGTTCTGGACGAGGCGACCAGCGCGCTCGACAGCGAGGTGGAGGCCGCCATCCAGGATACGCTGGGGCAGGTGATGGACGGAAAGACCGTGATCGCCATCGCGCACCGGTTGTCCACTCTGTCGGCGATGGACCGGATCGTCGTGCTGGATCGTGGCCGCATCGCCGAGGACGGGACCCACGACAGCCTCTTGGCGCAGGGCGGGCTTTACGCGCGCTACTGGAACCGCCAGTCGGGTGGCTTCATCGGTTTGAACGACGCGGCGGAATAA